The Persephonella sp. sequence ATGCCAAATTTTTTTAACTCCTGTCTGAAAAACCAATCTACAGGAATACCTTCTCTTTCAAGGATAAACTTCAATCTGGAAAAAATTTTTTCTCCCTGTTTGTCAAGATCTGTCAGCATAATAACATAAGAAGAATTTTCTAAATCTTCAAGTATGTCGTAAAACCTCTTTCCTTTGATCTGGTAAATGTTTCTGATACCTAATTTTTCTAATTTTTGCTTGTCTTTCTTTCCTTCAACCACAACAACCGATCCTTTTTTTTGGGAGACAACTTTTAGTTTTTCAACCCATTCATCAAGATTTTCCATTTATTTCCTTGTGAAAAGGGATTTAAAGAAGTTTATAAGCTTTTGTATTATTGCCTTAAGGGCGTTTTTATCAACCTCCTCTTCCTCAAGCCTTGATTT is a genomic window containing:
- a CDS encoding toprim domain-containing protein, giving the protein MENLDEWVEKLKVVSQKKGSVVVVEGKKDKQKLEKLGIRNIYQIKGKRFYDILEDLENSSYVIMLTDLDKQGEKIFSRLKFILEREGIPVDWFFRQELKKFGIKHVEDIPIRRGDVSKTDNTMS